AGCATTTCCTATCATAGACATGAATCCACCTGGAACACCATGTCCTGTACAATCTACAATAGCTACAAATGTTTTGCCTTTATAATTTACTGTCCAGTAAAAATCACCACTTACAATATCTTTAGGCTTGAAAATTACAAAATATTCATCAAAAAGTCTGTTCATTTCTTCTGGAGTAGGTAAAACAGCCTGTTGAATTGTAAGAGCATAACGAATTGAATCAGTAATATTTCTGTTTTTTTCTTGAATAATTTCGTACGATTTAGCATTACTTTGTGCAATAGAAATATAGGCTGCTAATGCTTCCAATATTACAACATCTTCTTTTTTATAGGCATTTTTTCTAAATGACTGTACAGTCAGAACACCTACTGTTTTTTCATTGATAACTAAAGGAACATAAATAACAGATTTAGGCATTTTTCCTATATCTAAGTATTTGAGCTGAGAGTTTTGAGCAAAGTGCTCATCTAAGTCATTTATGAATATAGATTTTTTCTTAGTAAAACTTTGCACTGAAAGACGATTAACCTGAGAAAGAGAATCACTATGAGCAGCAAGTAACTCTCCGTGTTCAATGTAATTTTTAAATTCAATCTTATTTTCTTTTTTCTTATAAGTACCGATTCCAAAACCTTCTGCTGGCATGAGAGCCAAAATATTTTGATAAATGGTTTGTACAAGTGTATCAGTTTGAAGTTTTGCAGTGATTTTTTGTCCAATTTCTCCTACTTTGTGGATTTGCTGATAGGACTCTGTAATAGCTTGACGTTGCTCTTCAATTCTATCTCTTTGTGATTCAATTTCTTCTTTTTGTTGATTAATCTCTGCTGTACGCTGTTGAACAGTTTCCTCTAATTTTAAGTTCTGTCTTTTAATTCTTCCTACCTGATAACGATAAGCTAAAAATACTAGAATTAAAAATACTAATACTAAACCCAACCAAAAATAAGCTGTTTGATAGAAAAAAGGCTTTATCTTAAAATTTACAGTAGCTACTTCTTTGCTCCAAATGCCGTCATTGTTAGCAGCCATTACTTCAAAAGTGTATTCTTTTGGTAGCAATCCTGTATAGAGTGCATCTCTTTCATTGACAACTTCTATCCAGTCTTCATCAAAACCTTTCAAACGATATTTGAAGTGCATATCTGAAGGAGAAACAAGACTAAGTCCTGTAAAATGAAAAACAACACGTTTTGCTCCTGCTTCTACAGTTATTTTTTCATTTTTTAGAGAAGGGAATGAATAATTAATACTATCTATTGCCATGTTTAGAATATAAACAGGAGGAGGAAGTAAATTTTTGGATATTTTGGTAGGGTTAATCATAGAGAGACCTCCAATAGTAGGAAACCACATTCTTCCTTGACTATCTTTTAGAAAGTGTACAGCTCCTGTACATTCTTCTTCCTTCATTCCATCACTTCTATCAAAAATTTCTGTTTTCAAGTCGGTTCTTTTTCCTTGAAAATAATCTGTAACTGAATTTCTATCTATCTTAATCACTCCAGACGAAGAAGAAAGCCATAGGTCATTATTGCTATCTTCACGAATATCAAAAACAGCATCAACAGGAAAGCCTGTGGATGGACTAAAAATATTTATCTTATTTATATTATTAGGTGAAATAGCAACTAGTCCAGAATTTGCACAAATCCAAAGAATTTTCCTAGAATCATAACGAGCTGAAAAGGCTAGATTAGAAGGTAATCCTTCTGTTTGTGTATAAATTTTACTGACTTTCCTTGTTTTGAGATTTATGATATTTACACCAGCATCATTGGTAGAAACGATTAGTTTACCATCTTGAGTTGGTTCTATACCCATCACAAAATTAGAAGTTAATCCATCATCTTTTGTAAACGGAATCCATTTTTGTTCAGAAGCAGAGTATTCATCTAGTCCACCACCACGAGTTCCTATCCATATACTTCCATTTATAGTCTGAGTAATTACTCTAACTTGATTATCACTAAGACCATCTGCAGTAGTAAAAAGTTTTTCACTTCCATCAGAAGAAATTCGTAGCACTCCTGCATAAGAGCCTACCCAAATATTGCCTTCTCTATCTTTAAAAATGGCACGTAAACGGTCAATAGAAAGAGGTGTTCTGAAAGTATATGTTCCTATATTTTGATTATTAATAGTATTTATAACCCCTGCATCCGAACCAATCCAGTAGGTATCTTTTTCTACTTCTTGTATTGAACTAACTGAAACAGAAGCTAACCCTTGTTGAACTGTATAATTTACAAACTTTCCATCTTTTAAACGTATAAGTCCTGCTCTATACATTGCCAACCAAATATTTCCTTCTCTGTCTGTACTGACATGCATTACATTATTGTGAGGAAGTCCATTTTCTGTATTCAAAACTTCATAGCGATTGGTTAGAGGGTTTTTTCTGAATAAACCAGCACTTGTAGCAAACCAAATACTACCTTCTGCATCTTCTATAATATCATTAATTGTAATCCCTTCAAATTCTTTTATAACCTTAGACTTTCCGTTTCGGATACAGTTTACTCCATTTATTGTTCCTACCCAAAGTGTATTTGTTTTATCTAATAAAAGACCTGTAATTACATCATTTGAAAGTAAGCCATTTTCTACATTATATTTTTCTACGATTTCGTTTTGATAAGCAAATAAGCCTTTTCCTTCTGTTCCTATCCAAATTGTACTGTTAGCTCCATTTTGAAGTTCATTAATAGAAATAGAATTGATTTCAGAAATAGTAGTAAAAGGAGTAAAGATACCATCTTTATAAATGATTATGCCATTTCCTCGTGTACCTATCCATAGAGAACCATCTTTTATTTTTACAATAGATTCAATAGAATAGTCTGGAAAGTTACCCTGTGTAGTTTCAGAAGTATAAAAATTAAAATTATTGTCTTTTTGTACAATTAATCCACTTCCATGTGTACCTATCCAAAGTGAATCATCTTGAGTTTGGTAAAGTGATGAGATAGAACTATTAGTAAGATAAGGGAGGTTTTTTTTATCAAAAATTTTGAATTCTACTCCATCAAAACGTATTAAACCACTATATGTACTTGCCCAAATAAAACCATCTTTAGATTGGTATACATAATTTAGAGTATTAGTAGGAAGACCATTTCTAGTTGTCCATTGATCAATTATATACTGTGAAATTTGTTTTTTAGGGTCTAAAGCAAAGCCAAATGTTGAAGAGAGTGCATAAAAAAGCAAACCTAAAAACAACGTAAGGGCAGTTGTTATTGAACTAGGTTTATAAAACCATTTAGGAATATAAAATATGCAACTAAAAGAAATTTTTGGTATCACGTCAGAATTATTCAGCTGATAGATTCAGAGAAAAAATAATAGATTAAATTTAGGATAGTATGAAGCACATAATTACTTTCCTCCTGCTCCCCCACCATATCGCCCTGTACCAAACACATAAACACCATAATAAGTGCTGCGATATGTTCTGTCACGGCAGTTTCCCCATTTATCACGCATATTTTCAGGACAGTTTTCATTAAGATCTTTTATAAGGTCTTTGTCATGAGCTGTACTTAACCCTAAACTACTTTTCGAAGCTGCATAGGTGGTAAGAAGAAGAAAAAACAATCCACCAAAGACGATAATTTTTGTAAGTATTGACATAATCTTTTATTTTGAAAATGAGATATTTAAGTTTAAAAAGATATTTATTTTTTTATTCTGCATTTATTCCTGCATAAATATATTTTTCTTTAGTTTTTCTTCCTATTTTACCAAAACTAATAAGCAAAGCTATAACAGTAAGAAAACCACTTAACATCAAGAAATATCTACTAAGTAATGCGCCTTCATTTACTGTAAAATTAATGATGGCTTGTGATTTGGTAGCATCAGTAAAGTAAGTAGAATCTGTTTTTGCATAAATGCGAGCAAAATAGTCTCCTTCTTCTACAAATTTGAAATATTTAGAAGAAGATGTTTCTGACTCTGTCCAACTTCCTTCAGAGTCTGTTCCTGATTCGTACCAAAAATCGCTTTCTACTGCGTTGATAACATTTTTTTCTTTATCTAAAAGCTCTACAACTACATACATCCCTTGGTTCTGATAACTTTTAAATTGCACACTCCACTCAATATTGTAGTTTGTGTTTGTATTATCAATTTTGATAGGTTTAGATAAATAACCTTCTTTTTTGTCTATATCTTTTGTATCAACTTTTGTTGAAGAAATAGGTGTGCCATCAGAAAAAAGAGAAACCAAAAAGACTAAAAAAGCTACTAGAGCTGCTGCGCTTGTTACTTTACGGATGGTAGAAAAACCTTTGTCTCTCTCTTGATAGGTATCAATGTATGGGTTTCCTTTTAATCCTTGATATAATTCTTCTTTAGAAATTTTCTTTTCTGCTGAAAATTCTTTCCAACCATCACCTTGTTCAACAGTATAACTCCACATTCCTTCTTGATAAGTAGCAAAATGAGTTTGAGTTCCGACTGCATAAGGATCTTCTTTTTCGGTTTCTCCTTCAAAAAACTCTAAAAATAAAGAACCATATTCAGTAACTCTATAATCAGCTCTTCCTTCATAAAAGTTAGTAAAAAGCTCTAAATTAGTAGGGTCTGCATCTGTTTTATCAACAGTAATGGGCATTCCTAATGAATATCCTTCTTTATCTTCATTCAAGTAAAAACGCTCATTTTTTCCTTCTTGCGTGTTTTGTAATATATAAGTGTCTGAATACCAAGTTTCATTACTATATCCTGAACCTTCATCGCTGGTATAATATTCTTTATGGGAAGAACGGTAACGCAGACGTGCTGTAATTATAAATTCTTTTTCTTCTAAATTAAGAACCTGACCTACTCTAAGAAAGCTATAATAAGGAAAGTTTTCTGTTTTTAGACTTTCATTAAGAACACGGTTGAAAGCTAAATCTGAAGCCACTCCACAATTATAACAATACATATAACGTACCTCCTCATCCCACACATAGTTAGTATGCTGACAACTCGGACATGTTTTGGGGTTAGTAAAGTTCCCTGTTTTTTTGAGTATATTAGGTGTATTCAAAAGGAATTATAGTTTAGTTTGACTCTAATTTTAATGGACTGGTATTCATTATTTTGATGCAAACATAGTGCTGTTATTTAATATCAAGATAAGAAATATGATGTAATATAACCAATAAACCAAAATACTACAAATAACAGAGGGATAAAAGTAGAATTAAAGAGATACAATTTTTTTGAATAATACTTAGTGATTAAGTTAAAAATAAAATAAATAATTGTATAATTTAAAGATGTTTTTTTTGTGAAATGAAACCTGTATTAGCGTTTTACCGTTTGTTATATAGAAGCTAAATATCTCAATTATTATTACAGTTTAGCTTTCATTTTTTAAACTATACAATTCACTAAAATCAAATATTCTTATGAAATATAATAATAAAAATACCAGACCCTCTAAATCAATAAATTATTTTATTTTATTGATTGTTCT
This is a stretch of genomic DNA from Bernardetia sp. MNP-M8. It encodes these proteins:
- a CDS encoding two-component regulator propeller domain-containing protein: MFLGLLFYALSSTFGFALDPKKQISQYIIDQWTTRNGLPTNTLNYVYQSKDGFIWASTYSGLIRFDGVEFKIFDKKNLPYLTNSSISSLYQTQDDSLWIGTHGSGLIVQKDNNFNFYTSETTQGNFPDYSIESIVKIKDGSLWIGTRGNGIIIYKDGIFTPFTTISEINSISINELQNGANSTIWIGTEGKGLFAYQNEIVEKYNVENGLLSNDVITGLLLDKTNTLWVGTINGVNCIRNGKSKVIKEFEGITINDIIEDAEGSIWFATSAGLFRKNPLTNRYEVLNTENGLPHNNVMHVSTDREGNIWLAMYRAGLIRLKDGKFVNYTVQQGLASVSVSSIQEVEKDTYWIGSDAGVINTINNQNIGTYTFRTPLSIDRLRAIFKDREGNIWVGSYAGVLRISSDGSEKLFTTADGLSDNQVRVITQTINGSIWIGTRGGGLDEYSASEQKWIPFTKDDGLTSNFVMGIEPTQDGKLIVSTNDAGVNIINLKTRKVSKIYTQTEGLPSNLAFSARYDSRKILWICANSGLVAISPNNINKINIFSPSTGFPVDAVFDIREDSNNDLWLSSSSGVIKIDRNSVTDYFQGKRTDLKTEIFDRSDGMKEEECTGAVHFLKDSQGRMWFPTIGGLSMINPTKISKNLLPPPVYILNMAIDSINYSFPSLKNEKITVEAGAKRVVFHFTGLSLVSPSDMHFKYRLKGFDEDWIEVVNERDALYTGLLPKEYTFEVMAANNDGIWSKEVATVNFKIKPFFYQTAYFWLGLVLVFLILVFLAYRYQVGRIKRQNLKLEETVQQRTAEINQQKEEIESQRDRIEEQRQAITESYQQIHKVGEIGQKITAKLQTDTLVQTIYQNILALMPAEGFGIGTYKKKENKIEFKNYIEHGELLAAHSDSLSQVNRLSVQSFTKKKSIFINDLDEHFAQNSQLKYLDIGKMPKSVIYVPLVINEKTVGVLTVQSFRKNAYKKEDVVILEALAAYISIAQSNAKSYEIIQEKNRNITDSIRYALTIQQAVLPTPEEMNRLFDEYFVIFKPKDIVSGDFYWTVNYKGKTFVAIVDCTGHGVPGGFMSMIGNALLNEIVTIERIFSPAKILEKLHQDVRAALQQEKAKNDDGMDISIFCLDKTETGNKITFAGAKQSMFYVENHQIIKLKGDRMSIGGRRSKRQDSNFKEQTIILQNGSMVYLMSDGFADQSDLQGQKVGSNVIIEKLEKIADLPTEKQKQELENLLEQHQRTAPQRDDITLLGIRL